One Sphingobium sp. Z007 genomic region harbors:
- a CDS encoding SDR family oxidoreductase, whose translation MGRLSGKAALVVGAAGAENMGQAIARCFADEGARVAIAGRNMDVLETLAGEIDGVALPCDFSDRTSIFAMVDATKAALGGLDIAVNATGWGLLKPFLETTDEDFDRMYALQLRGPFQFLQALIPTMTNGGSVIQISSATATIMFHDHDAYMATKAGTDHMIRSVANQFGDRGIRFNSVSPGVTETPMTADATAVPGLMDAFRKGYPLGRHGTRADVAAACVWLASDESFMTGENMQVNGGLSLRGNPSKADIEAAVAAAMAAG comes from the coding sequence ATGGGCCGCCTTTCGGGCAAAGCCGCGCTGGTCGTGGGCGCAGCAGGCGCTGAAAATATGGGGCAGGCGATCGCGCGCTGCTTTGCCGATGAAGGCGCGCGGGTCGCGATCGCCGGGCGCAATATGGATGTGCTGGAAACGCTGGCGGGAGAAATTGACGGCGTCGCGCTGCCCTGCGACTTTTCCGACCGGACGAGCATCTTCGCTATGGTCGATGCGACCAAGGCGGCGCTTGGCGGTTTGGATATTGCGGTGAACGCCACCGGCTGGGGACTGCTCAAGCCGTTCCTCGAAACGACCGACGAGGATTTCGACCGGATGTATGCGCTGCAACTGCGCGGGCCGTTCCAGTTTCTGCAAGCGCTAATCCCGACCATGACGAATGGCGGGTCGGTCATCCAGATTAGTTCGGCGACCGCGACGATCATGTTCCACGATCATGACGCCTATATGGCGACGAAGGCGGGCACCGACCATATGATCCGCAGCGTCGCCAACCAGTTTGGCGACCGCGGCATCCGCTTCAACAGCGTGTCGCCGGGCGTCACCGAAACGCCCATGACAGCCGACGCCACCGCCGTGCCGGGCCTGATGGACGCCTTCCGCAAGGGGTATCCGCTCGGTCGCCATGGCACGCGGGCGGATGTCGCGGCGGCCTGCGTCTGGCTGGCCAGCGACGAATCTTTCATGACCGGCGAGAATATGCAGGTGAATGGCGGGCTGAGCCTGCGCGGTAATCCGTCCAAGGCGGATATCGAAGCGGCAGTCGCGGCGGCGATGGCGGCAGGCTGA
- a CDS encoding sugar phosphate isomerase/epimerase — MAHPLAMSAGIMPEATPVQLVEAAAHAGFDYGGMWIEVADWTAATTRAVKAALAATGLPLLDVEVVWIKPGPIDPDHLRIVDIGLELGARNVLCVSSDPDAGATRDKLAALMAHGGSSIRINLEFGLFTEVKTVQQASAILKEIEAPNMGLLIDALHWTRSGGTLADVAAVPVGWLGYAQLCDAPIPGADPGDADAILVEAIDGRVALGRGGLAIDELLAALPDGLPIGIEERSKVLRDGFPDFNARAAELMRTSRAWLGDRA; from the coding sequence ATGGCCCATCCTTTGGCCATGTCGGCGGGCATCATGCCGGAGGCGACACCGGTGCAACTGGTCGAAGCGGCGGCCCATGCCGGGTTCGACTATGGCGGCATGTGGATCGAGGTAGCAGACTGGACCGCCGCCACGACGCGAGCGGTCAAGGCGGCGCTGGCGGCGACCGGCCTGCCGCTGCTGGATGTCGAAGTGGTGTGGATCAAGCCCGGTCCGATCGATCCCGATCATCTGCGCATTGTCGACATCGGCCTGGAACTGGGCGCGCGCAATGTGCTGTGCGTCAGCAGCGATCCTGATGCGGGCGCGACGCGGGACAAGCTGGCGGCGCTGATGGCGCATGGGGGCAGCAGCATCAGGATCAACCTGGAGTTCGGCCTGTTCACGGAAGTGAAGACGGTCCAGCAGGCTAGCGCTATCCTGAAGGAGATCGAGGCGCCCAACATGGGGTTGCTCATCGATGCGCTGCACTGGACCCGGTCTGGCGGCACGCTGGCGGATGTCGCTGCCGTGCCGGTGGGGTGGCTGGGCTATGCGCAATTATGCGATGCGCCGATCCCGGGGGCTGACCCTGGTGATGCCGATGCGATCCTGGTCGAGGCCATTGATGGCCGGGTTGCTCTGGGGCGCGGGGGCCTGGCGATAGACGAGTTGCTGGCGGCATTGCCGGACGGATTGCCAATCGGGATCGAGGAGCGGTCGAAAGTGCTTCGGGACGGCTTTCCCGACTTTAACGCCCGCGCCGCAGAGTTGATGCGGACCAGCCGGGCTTGGCTGGGCGACCGGGCTTAA
- a CDS encoding dihydrolipoamide acetyltransferase family protein, which produces MANLRAFAMPKWGIEMTEGVVAEWMVAEGQPFKKGDTLALIETDKITNEVEAEADGMFPRLIAEKGGTYQVGDLIAVLTGADDKPSAQEVEAFIAGFQPADAKPASKAAAPSSPPPSAGYGQPAAPPEAKAVTIPADAHISPAARAFAEAESVDIADIAGSGPDGRITLQDVQQASLPPVAVGGGAAVDTTPVGNALGDVYASPLAKRLAVQHKVDLSSLRGTGPKGRICKADVLSQVQPSAPAPAEPAAPMTFARPLSGAAEVIKMTPMRKAIAKALSHSKSTIPHFYLRSKIRIDAILGLRAQAKAATGEAPSINDYIVRACGLALAQHPDVNVQVHGDEIHRFGSADIAVAVATDKGLITPIVKGADTLSVAAISREVKALAEKARTGKLQPEEFQGGSFSISNLGMFGIDQFDAIINPPQGAILAVGAGTRQPIEIGNALAFATIVEMSLSCDHRAIDGAVGAAFMRTLKELIEDPKLLTA; this is translated from the coding sequence ATGGCCAATCTGCGCGCATTCGCCATGCCCAAATGGGGCATTGAAATGACCGAGGGCGTCGTCGCCGAATGGATGGTCGCCGAAGGGCAGCCGTTCAAGAAGGGCGACACGCTGGCGCTCATCGAAACCGACAAGATCACCAATGAGGTCGAGGCCGAAGCCGACGGCATGTTCCCGCGCCTGATCGCGGAAAAGGGCGGCACCTATCAGGTCGGCGATTTGATCGCGGTATTGACCGGCGCCGATGACAAGCCGTCCGCGCAAGAGGTCGAGGCGTTCATTGCCGGCTTCCAGCCCGCCGACGCCAAGCCCGCGTCCAAGGCAGCCGCGCCATCGTCGCCTCCGCCATCGGCCGGATATGGGCAACCCGCCGCACCGCCCGAGGCAAAGGCCGTCACGATCCCGGCGGACGCCCATATCAGTCCAGCCGCTCGCGCCTTTGCGGAAGCGGAGAGCGTCGATATTGCCGACATCGCGGGGTCCGGTCCCGATGGCCGCATTACCCTTCAGGACGTGCAGCAGGCCAGTCTGCCGCCCGTCGCGGTCGGTGGCGGCGCGGCGGTCGATACGACCCCAGTCGGCAATGCGCTGGGCGACGTCTATGCCAGCCCGCTGGCCAAACGGCTGGCTGTCCAGCACAAAGTCGATCTTTCCAGCCTCCGTGGCACCGGGCCGAAAGGGCGCATCTGCAAGGCAGACGTGCTTTCGCAGGTGCAGCCATCGGCACCTGCCCCGGCAGAACCCGCCGCCCCCATGACCTTCGCCCGGCCCCTCTCCGGCGCGGCGGAGGTCATCAAGATGACGCCGATGCGCAAGGCGATCGCCAAGGCGCTGAGCCACAGCAAGTCGACCATCCCGCATTTCTACCTGCGATCGAAGATACGGATCGACGCGATCCTGGGCCTGCGCGCGCAGGCGAAGGCGGCGACCGGCGAAGCGCCCAGCATCAACGATTATATCGTCCGCGCCTGCGGTCTGGCGCTCGCACAGCATCCCGACGTCAATGTGCAGGTCCATGGCGACGAGATTCATCGTTTTGGCAGTGCTGACATCGCCGTGGCAGTCGCCACCGACAAAGGGCTGATCACGCCCATCGTCAAGGGCGCCGACACGCTGTCCGTCGCCGCCATATCGCGGGAGGTGAAGGCTCTGGCCGAAAAGGCACGCACTGGCAAGTTGCAGCCCGAAGAGTTTCAGGGCGGCAGTTTCTCGATCAGCAATCTGGGCATGTTCGGCATCGACCAGTTCGATGCGATCATCAATCCCCCGCAGGGCGCGATTTTGGCCGTGGGCGCTGGCACCCGTCAGCCGATCGAGATCGGCAACGCCTTGGCCTTCGCGACAATCGTGGAGATGTCGCTCAGTTGCGATCATCGCGCGATCGACGGCGCGGTCGGCGCGGCGTTCATGCGGACATTGAAGGAACTGATCGAAGACCCGAAGCTGCTGACGGCATAA
- a CDS encoding alpha-ketoacid dehydrogenase subunit beta: MAVKMIRDVIRDTIDEEMARDENVIMLGEDIVGGMGSPGGPEAIGGIWGTSGGLWAKYGSDRVIDTPISESAIIGAAAGASLTGKRAIAEIMFADFIGVCMDQIWNQVAKFRYMFGGKTKCPIVIRMPYGGGYNAAPQHSQSIHAMVTAMPGLKVVMPSTAADTKGLLAQAIRDDDPVIFLEHKALYGVKGEVPDGDYLIPFGHARQVTQGDDITVLATGMMVGFAEKAAAELAQDGIGCDLIDLRTTSPLDEEAILDSVERTGRLLIVDESPPRCSFATDLSALVANKAFSSLRAPIEMVTGPHSPVPFARELESAYLPSPEKIVAAAVKAMSYRRG; encoded by the coding sequence ATGGCAGTGAAAATGATCCGCGACGTCATTCGCGACACGATCGACGAGGAAATGGCCCGCGACGAGAACGTCATCATGCTGGGCGAAGATATCGTCGGCGGCATGGGTTCGCCCGGTGGCCCCGAAGCAATCGGCGGCATCTGGGGCACGTCGGGCGGGCTTTGGGCCAAATATGGCTCCGACCGGGTGATCGACACGCCCATTTCCGAAAGCGCCATCATCGGCGCGGCGGCGGGCGCTTCGCTGACCGGCAAGCGCGCCATCGCCGAAATCATGTTCGCCGACTTTATCGGCGTCTGCATGGACCAGATCTGGAACCAGGTCGCCAAGTTCCGCTATATGTTCGGCGGCAAGACCAAATGCCCGATCGTGATCCGTATGCCCTATGGTGGCGGCTATAACGCCGCGCCCCAGCACAGCCAATCGATCCACGCGATGGTGACGGCGATGCCGGGTTTGAAGGTGGTCATGCCCTCGACCGCCGCCGACACCAAGGGCCTGCTCGCCCAGGCGATCCGCGACGACGATCCGGTCATCTTCCTGGAGCATAAGGCGCTGTATGGCGTGAAGGGCGAAGTGCCCGACGGCGACTATCTGATCCCCTTCGGCCATGCGCGGCAGGTGACGCAGGGCGACGACATCACCGTGCTGGCCACCGGCATGATGGTCGGTTTCGCCGAGAAGGCGGCGGCGGAATTAGCGCAGGACGGCATCGGTTGCGACCTGATCGACCTGCGCACCACCAGCCCGCTGGACGAAGAAGCGATATTGGACAGCGTCGAGCGGACCGGCCGCTTGCTGATCGTGGACGAGTCGCCGCCGCGTTGCAGCTTTGCCACCGACCTGTCAGCGCTGGTCGCCAACAAGGCCTTTTCCAGCCTGCGCGCGCCGATCGAGATGGTGACCGGCCCGCACAGCCCGGTGCCCTTCGCCCGCGAACTTGAATCCGCCTATCTGCCCTCGCCCGAAAAAATCGTGGCGGCGGCGGTCAAGGCCATGTCCTACAGGCGGGGATAA
- a CDS encoding thiamine pyrophosphate-dependent dehydrogenase E1 component subunit alpha encodes MQLSREALLQAYRQMKTIRVFEDRLHDEIALGEIAGFTHLYAGQEACAVGVCEHLDAQDFIISTHRGHGHCIAKGCDVVGMMKEIYGSSEGLCKGKSGSMHIADVTKGMLGANGIVGAGAPIAVGAGITAKGTGNVSIAFSGDGACNQGTTFEAMNMAVVLKLPVIFVFENNHYSEHTGESYAVGAESMTTRAAAFGMKAIKADGIDFFSVYEAMRELIAYCKAGNGPASIELDCERFFGHFEGDPQRYRGKGELDRLREERDCLKVFRTKVMEAKLLEGAVLDALDAEVTALIDRAVAESKAAARPTADHVLEDVYISY; translated from the coding sequence ATGCAGCTTAGCCGCGAAGCCCTGTTACAGGCCTATCGCCAGATGAAGACGATCCGGGTGTTCGAGGATCGGCTGCATGACGAAATCGCGCTGGGCGAAATCGCCGGTTTCACACATCTCTATGCAGGGCAGGAAGCCTGCGCCGTGGGCGTGTGCGAACATCTGGACGCGCAGGACTTCATCATCTCCACCCATCGCGGCCATGGCCATTGCATCGCCAAGGGATGCGACGTGGTCGGCATGATGAAGGAGATTTATGGCTCCAGCGAAGGGCTGTGCAAGGGCAAGAGCGGCTCCATGCACATCGCCGACGTGACCAAGGGGATGCTGGGCGCCAACGGCATCGTCGGCGCGGGCGCGCCGATCGCAGTGGGCGCGGGCATCACGGCCAAGGGGACCGGCAATGTCTCGATCGCCTTTTCCGGCGACGGTGCCTGCAACCAGGGTACGACGTTCGAAGCGATGAATATGGCCGTGGTGCTGAAACTGCCGGTCATCTTCGTGTTCGAAAATAACCATTATTCCGAACATACCGGCGAATCCTACGCCGTCGGCGCGGAAAGCATGACGACCCGTGCCGCGGCCTTCGGCATGAAGGCGATCAAGGCCGACGGCATTGATTTCTTCTCGGTCTATGAGGCGATGCGGGAGCTGATCGCCTATTGCAAGGCAGGTAACGGCCCGGCCTCCATCGAACTGGATTGCGAACGCTTCTTCGGCCATTTCGAGGGCGATCCGCAGCGCTATCGCGGCAAGGGCGAACTGGATCGCCTGCGCGAGGAACGCGATTGCCTCAAGGTCTTTCGCACCAAGGTGATGGAGGCCAAGCTGCTGGAAGGCGCGGTGCTCGACGCACTGGACGCGGAAGTGACGGCGCTGATCGACCGCGCCGTCGCCGAATCCAAGGCCGCCGCCCGCCCCACGGCCGACCACGTCCTTGAAGACGTCTATATCAGCTACTGA
- a CDS encoding acyl-CoA dehydrogenase family protein, whose product MDLHFTPEDEAFRAEVRAFLDEHLPDHLRAGMQATPTVFVEPDIGREWQAILHAKGWLAYNWPVDCGGTGWTMTQRYIFEKECALADAPSLPVLSLKLLGPVICRFGTAEQKATILPRILDGTDYWCQGFSEPGAGSDLASLKSKAERKGDHYIINGRKLWTTHAQHATHIFCLLRTDPAAKPQAGISFILIDMNQPGVEVRPIIGLAGDHEVNEVYLDDVVAPLDNLVGEEGGGWTIAKFLLENERGGACHAPKLLSDLQKLRQAAGQEPDGLGGCMADDSAFMAAIGRTELEAQALEMTELRILAEMAKGLPPGPQTSLCKMVASTLRQQVDGLAVRLYGYAGLALEERRPLYGNGAPEPLRDKAAQVASPRYLNSRAWTIFGGTNEVQRTIIAKTVLGL is encoded by the coding sequence ATGGACCTGCATTTCACCCCCGAAGACGAAGCCTTCCGCGCCGAGGTGCGCGCCTTTCTGGACGAGCACCTGCCCGACCATCTGCGCGCGGGGATGCAGGCCACCCCCACGGTCTTCGTCGAGCCCGATATCGGCCGCGAATGGCAGGCGATCCTGCACGCCAAGGGCTGGCTCGCCTATAACTGGCCCGTCGATTGCGGCGGCACCGGCTGGACCATGACCCAGCGCTATATCTTCGAGAAGGAATGTGCGCTCGCCGATGCGCCCAGCCTGCCGGTGCTCAGCCTCAAGCTGCTTGGCCCGGTCATCTGCCGCTTCGGCACGGCGGAGCAGAAGGCGACGATCCTGCCCCGTATCCTGGACGGCACCGATTACTGGTGCCAGGGTTTTTCCGAACCCGGTGCCGGGTCTGATCTCGCCAGCCTCAAGAGCAAGGCGGAGCGCAAGGGCGATCATTATATCATCAACGGCCGCAAACTGTGGACCACCCATGCCCAGCACGCGACCCACATCTTCTGCCTGCTGCGCACCGATCCCGCGGCCAAGCCGCAGGCGGGCATCAGCTTCATCCTGATCGACATGAACCAGCCCGGCGTGGAGGTCCGTCCGATCATCGGCCTGGCCGGCGATCATGAGGTCAACGAAGTCTATCTGGACGATGTCGTCGCGCCGCTAGACAATCTGGTGGGGGAGGAAGGCGGCGGCTGGACGATCGCCAAATTCCTGCTGGAAAACGAACGCGGCGGCGCCTGCCATGCGCCAAAATTGCTGTCCGACCTCCAGAAATTGCGCCAAGCCGCGGGCCAGGAGCCGGACGGCCTGGGCGGATGCATGGCGGACGATAGCGCGTTCATGGCCGCCATCGGCCGCACCGAACTGGAGGCGCAGGCGTTGGAGATGACCGAATTGCGCATCCTGGCGGAAATGGCGAAAGGCCTGCCGCCCGGCCCGCAAACCTCGCTCTGCAAGATGGTCGCCTCCACCCTGCGCCAGCAGGTCGATGGCCTGGCCGTGCGGCTCTACGGCTATGCCGGCCTGGCGCTGGAGGAACGTCGCCCGCTCTATGGCAATGGCGCGCCCGAACCGTTGCGCGACAAGGCCGCGCAGGTCGCCTCACCCCGCTATCTCAACAGCCGCGCCTGGACCATCTTTGGCGGGACGAACGAGGTCCAGCGCACTATCATCGCCAAAACGGTGCTGGGTCTGTGA
- a CDS encoding thiolase family protein → MAEVFIVGVGIHPFGRTDGLSGLQQGAYAARAAMADAGVAWSDIQFGFGGSDASGNADTIVNELGLTGLPFINVKNGCATGGSAMIGAWQGIASGQYDIGIALGFDKHPRGAFNAMPADYSLPDWYGSVGLMVTTQFFAMKLQRYMAHHGITSQSLGRVSEKAFNNAVHADHAWRRAPVDIDTILNAPMINDPLTKYMFCSPAEGGVALILASEKKARELGRADVRVKAAAIRTRPPGSFEVFAPGLDIERGGAPTLLASAAAYAMAGVGPEDIDVAQLQDTESGAEIMHMAENGFCKDGEQEEWLAQGWSRIDGKLPVNTDGGCLACGEPIGASGLRQVYENVIQLRGHGGGRQVPGNPKTAYTHVYGAPGISGVTILQR, encoded by the coding sequence ATGGCTGAAGTCTTCATCGTCGGCGTCGGCATCCACCCATTCGGGCGCACCGATGGCCTTTCGGGCCTGCAGCAGGGCGCTTATGCCGCCCGCGCCGCGATGGCGGACGCCGGTGTCGCCTGGAGCGACATCCAGTTCGGTTTCGGCGGCTCCGATGCATCGGGTAACGCCGACACGATCGTCAATGAGTTGGGCCTAACCGGCCTGCCATTCATCAACGTCAAAAATGGCTGCGCGACCGGCGGGTCGGCGATGATCGGCGCGTGGCAGGGCATCGCGTCCGGCCAATATGACATCGGCATCGCGTTGGGCTTCGACAAACATCCACGCGGCGCGTTCAACGCGATGCCCGCCGATTATAGCCTGCCCGACTGGTATGGATCGGTCGGCCTGATGGTCACGACCCAGTTTTTCGCGATGAAGCTGCAACGCTATATGGCGCATCATGGCATCACGAGCCAGTCGCTGGGCCGCGTATCGGAAAAGGCGTTCAACAATGCGGTCCACGCCGATCATGCCTGGCGCCGCGCGCCGGTCGATATCGACACCATTCTGAACGCGCCGATGATCAACGATCCGCTGACCAAATATATGTTCTGTTCGCCCGCCGAGGGCGGCGTCGCGCTGATCCTGGCGAGTGAGAAGAAGGCGCGCGAACTGGGCCGCGCCGATGTCCGCGTCAAGGCGGCGGCGATCCGCACCCGCCCGCCCGGATCGTTCGAGGTGTTCGCGCCCGGCCTGGATATCGAGCGCGGCGGCGCGCCGACCCTGCTCGCCTCTGCCGCCGCCTATGCGATGGCGGGCGTCGGCCCGGAGGATATCGACGTCGCACAATTGCAGGACACGGAGTCCGGCGCGGAAATCATGCACATGGCCGAAAACGGCTTTTGCAAGGATGGCGAACAGGAAGAATGGCTGGCGCAGGGCTGGAGCCGGATCGACGGCAAGCTGCCGGTCAATACCGATGGCGGCTGCCTGGCCTGTGGCGAGCCGATCGGCGCGTCCGGCCTGAGGCAGGTCTATGAAAATGTCATCCAGTTGCGCGGGCATGGCGGCGGCCGCCAGGTGCCGGGCAATCCCAAGACCGCCTACACCCATGTTTACGGCGCGCCCGGTATTTCCGGCGTGACCATCCTCCAGCGCTGA
- a CDS encoding Zn-ribbon domain-containing OB-fold protein, whose protein sequence is MPGSGTITDIASLDSVAVADGLFAAQPQPHLIGGRDRETGRIVFPCPVANPRFEEIDLPPRGRVWSWTIQRFRPKTPPYIGPEAFEPFAIGYVELPGAVIVETRIVGVAFDAIRIGMEMETVIIPFATDASGRTVVTYAFAPFGEDKQHG, encoded by the coding sequence ATGCCAGGGAGCGGAACCATCACCGACATCGCCAGCCTCGATAGCGTTGCCGTTGCAGACGGCCTTTTCGCCGCGCAGCCGCAACCGCATCTGATCGGCGGGCGCGATCGCGAAACAGGCCGCATCGTCTTCCCCTGCCCCGTCGCCAATCCCCGTTTCGAAGAGATCGACCTGCCGCCGCGCGGTCGTGTCTGGTCCTGGACCATTCAGCGTTTCCGGCCCAAAACCCCGCCTTATATCGGCCCGGAAGCGTTCGAACCCTTCGCCATCGGCTATGTCGAATTGCCCGGCGCAGTGATCGTCGAAACCCGGATCGTGGGCGTCGCTTTCGATGCGATCCGCATCGGCATGGAGATGGAAACCGTCATCATCCCCTTTGCCACCGACGCTTCGGGTCGCACCGTCGTCACCTATGCCTTTGCCCCGTTTGGGGAGGACAAGCAGCATGGCTGA
- a CDS encoding helix-turn-helix transcriptional regulator, translated as MERLGDTSVACSNDGGTPTQIGPDARFDRHVPTAIATPADILPAAQALRDIAMDVGNFRVAACANIASKMPMCDADGNVLAHSVFGWPSTKEQWWKKPLLALSSPLPFACRYESDPFWVNAYGIHTRAHNPLLGQIDLSHFSEQVNASAVIVVPIHLPFGQIGAVSFSPLDDAREDLSREFDLYADQLEYHSRRFVGGYSRVTSQRPWIPTNCRLSKREVECLRWAAVGKTDVEISMILARSCATVRFHIHNAATKLEAVNRSQTVFKATQLGYLGSVATVTTPNNHEIMGATAAN; from the coding sequence ATGGAGAGATTAGGCGACACATCCGTCGCCTGTTCAAACGACGGCGGAACCCCGACGCAGATCGGCCCCGACGCTCGTTTCGACAGGCATGTTCCCACCGCGATTGCGACGCCGGCCGATATATTGCCCGCGGCGCAGGCGTTGCGCGACATCGCTATGGATGTCGGCAATTTCCGCGTCGCCGCCTGCGCCAATATCGCGTCCAAGATGCCGATGTGCGATGCGGACGGCAATGTGCTGGCCCACTCCGTGTTCGGCTGGCCATCGACCAAGGAGCAATGGTGGAAGAAGCCGTTGCTTGCGCTCAGTTCTCCCCTGCCCTTCGCCTGCCGTTATGAAAGCGATCCCTTCTGGGTCAACGCCTATGGCATCCACACCCGCGCTCACAACCCGCTGCTCGGCCAGATCGACCTGTCGCATTTCAGCGAGCAGGTGAACGCCAGCGCCGTCATCGTCGTGCCGATCCACCTGCCCTTCGGCCAGATCGGCGCGGTCAGCTTCTCACCATTGGACGATGCGCGCGAAGACCTGTCCCGCGAGTTCGACCTTTACGCCGATCAACTGGAATATCACAGCCGCCGCTTCGTCGGCGGCTATTCGCGCGTCACCAGCCAACGGCCGTGGATCCCCACCAATTGCCGCCTGTCCAAGCGGGAAGTGGAATGTCTGCGCTGGGCAGCGGTCGGCAAGACCGATGTGGAGATCTCGATGATTCTGGCGCGCAGTTGCGCCACGGTGCGCTTCCACATCCATAATGCCGCCACCAAATTGGAAGCGGTCAACCGCAGCCAAACCGTGTTCAAGGCGACCCAGCTCGGCTATCTGGGCAGCGTCGCCACGGTGACCACGCCGAATAATCACGAGATTATGGGGGCCACCGCCGCCAACTGA
- a CDS encoding acyl-CoA dehydrogenase family protein, with the protein MNFDLSEEQALLRNLIEKFAGDRYDPAKRLSYVRQAHGFCPQGWAALADTGLLAFPFAEEWGGFGGGSVELITVMEAMGRAVAVEPILPVILMAGGMIDKAGTDAQKAHWLPRLAAGEAMTSLAHGEHRARFNQDSIVTRAKGSQLNGAKQMALGGSVADVFVVSAIDEAGQAGFFLVPADAPGLTLRHYRMTDGSIASDLVLTNVPGERMAGGRAALDDVLIDVRLAISAELIGLMAMMFDATLDYIKTRKQFGQPIGAFQAIQHRMADNYARMELSRSQLYRAAATRREDATRAAAITGAKAYISANAMALGEDAVQLHGGIGTTEELMVGQAFKRVMLLASLLGDSDWELRRYEALVAA; encoded by the coding sequence GTGAATTTCGATCTTAGCGAGGAACAGGCTCTCCTGCGCAACCTTATCGAGAAATTTGCAGGCGATCGCTACGACCCGGCCAAACGCCTGAGCTATGTCAGGCAGGCGCACGGCTTCTGCCCGCAGGGGTGGGCCGCGCTGGCGGACACCGGACTGCTCGCTTTTCCCTTTGCCGAAGAATGGGGCGGTTTCGGCGGCGGCAGCGTCGAACTCATCACCGTGATGGAGGCGATGGGCCGCGCCGTGGCGGTGGAGCCGATCTTGCCAGTCATCCTGATGGCGGGCGGCATGATCGACAAGGCGGGCACGGATGCGCAAAAGGCCCACTGGCTGCCGCGCCTGGCCGCTGGCGAAGCGATGACGAGCCTGGCGCATGGGGAGCATCGGGCGCGCTTCAATCAGGACAGCATCGTGACCCGCGCCAAGGGATCGCAGCTGAACGGCGCGAAGCAGATGGCGCTGGGGGGCAGCGTCGCGGACGTCTTCGTGGTGTCCGCGATCGATGAGGCGGGGCAGGCTGGCTTTTTCCTGGTGCCGGCCGATGCGCCGGGCCTGACGCTGCGCCATTATCGCATGACCGACGGGTCGATCGCGAGCGACCTGGTGCTGACCAATGTGCCGGGCGAACGGATGGCGGGCGGGCGGGCGGCGCTGGACGATGTGTTGATCGACGTCCGGCTGGCGATCAGCGCCGAATTGATCGGGTTGATGGCGATGATGTTCGACGCCACGCTGGACTATATCAAGACGCGCAAGCAGTTCGGCCAGCCGATCGGCGCATTTCAGGCGATCCAGCATCGCATGGCGGACAATTATGCCCGGATGGAATTGAGCCGGTCGCAACTCTACAGGGCGGCGGCGACGCGGCGGGAGGATGCAACCCGCGCTGCGGCGATCACGGGGGCGAAAGCCTATATCAGCGCAAATGCGATGGCGCTGGGCGAGGATGCGGTCCAACTCCATGGCGGCATCGGCACGACCGAGGAACTGATGGTCGGACAAGCGTTCAAGCGGGTCATGCTGTTGGCATCATTGCTGGGCGACAGCGACTGGGAGTTGCGGCGCTATGAGGCGCTGGTGGCGGCCTAG